From the Natrarchaeobaculum aegyptiacum genome, one window contains:
- a CDS encoding PRC-barrel domain-containing protein: MDDTPQEITSLVGREVYSNSGVFVGEVEDLQLNLNGEAVTGLALGSLNSELFRDESRAGQGVIVPYRWVRAVGDVVLVNDVVERVRDPDEEQDELVA; this comes from the coding sequence ATGGACGACACTCCGCAAGAGATCACCTCGCTCGTCGGCCGCGAGGTCTACTCGAACAGCGGCGTCTTCGTCGGCGAAGTCGAAGACCTCCAGTTGAACCTAAACGGCGAAGCCGTCACCGGTCTCGCGCTCGGCAGCCTCAACTCCGAACTGTTTCGCGACGAATCGCGAGCCGGACAGGGCGTCATCGTCCCCTACCGCTGGGTTCGCGCGGTCGGGGACGTCGTGCTCGTCAACGACGTGGTCGAGCGCGTCCGCGACCCGGACGAAGAACAGGACGAACTGGTCGCCTGA
- a CDS encoding DHH family phosphoesterase, which produces MSTGVTISAISDYAILGCGSVGYAVAEELVEQGKDVLIVDRDESRVESLRDQDMDARTADIRETEAADLVADRDVILILASDVESNKRAVSNIRETDRDQFVVARASDPVSGDELEDLGADVVINPSAVIAESALRALESGELEYNAGMLASLIEETSSRLAILTQDSPDPDSIASAAALQAIAEHLGVESDVIYLGDVGHQENRAFVNLLGIDLVQWEEIDDQSVYDTVALVDHGTSSEIDLSADVLIDHHEADTEYEPEFVDIRPNMSSTSTIVTKYIQEFDVNVSEEVATALLYGIRAETLDFKRDTTPADLTAAAYLYPFANHDTLEQVESPSMSPETLDVLAEAIANRDVQGSHLVSNAGLVRDREALTQAASHLLNLEGVTTTAVFGIADETIFLAGRSKDIRINIGKVLEDAYGEMGETAGHSTQASAEIPLGIFTGIEISDDTRDTLLELTEEAVKRTLFDAMGVDGSEGSNGS; this is translated from the coding sequence ATGAGTACGGGGGTTACGATCTCGGCGATTTCTGACTACGCGATCCTTGGCTGTGGGAGCGTCGGCTACGCCGTCGCAGAGGAACTCGTCGAACAGGGCAAGGACGTCCTGATCGTCGACCGGGACGAGAGCCGGGTCGAGTCCCTGCGCGACCAGGACATGGACGCCCGGACGGCGGACATCCGCGAAACCGAGGCCGCAGACCTCGTCGCCGACCGCGACGTCATTCTCATCCTCGCCTCGGACGTCGAATCGAACAAACGGGCCGTCTCGAACATCCGCGAGACCGATCGCGACCAGTTCGTCGTCGCCCGGGCGAGCGATCCCGTCTCGGGCGACGAACTCGAGGACCTCGGCGCAGACGTCGTTATCAACCCCTCCGCAGTCATCGCCGAATCGGCGCTGCGCGCCCTCGAGTCGGGCGAACTGGAGTACAACGCGGGAATGCTCGCGTCGTTGATCGAGGAGACCTCCTCCCGGCTGGCGATCCTCACGCAGGACAGCCCTGATCCGGACTCGATCGCCTCTGCAGCAGCGTTGCAGGCCATCGCCGAGCATCTTGGCGTCGAGTCGGACGTCATCTACCTCGGCGACGTTGGCCATCAGGAGAATCGTGCGTTCGTAAACCTGCTCGGTATCGACCTCGTCCAGTGGGAGGAAATCGACGACCAGTCGGTGTACGACACCGTCGCGCTCGTCGACCACGGCACCTCGAGCGAGATCGACCTCTCGGCCGACGTGCTGATCGACCACCACGAGGCCGACACCGAGTACGAACCGGAGTTCGTCGACATCCGACCGAACATGTCCTCGACGTCGACGATCGTCACCAAGTACATCCAGGAGTTCGACGTCAACGTCTCCGAGGAGGTCGCCACGGCGCTTCTTTACGGCATTCGCGCGGAGACACTCGATTTCAAACGTGACACGACCCCCGCAGACCTCACCGCCGCAGCCTACCTCTACCCCTTCGCCAATCACGACACCCTAGAGCAGGTCGAATCCCCGTCGATGTCCCCCGAAACGCTGGACGTGCTCGCAGAAGCCATCGCCAACCGGGACGTTCAGGGGAGCCACCTCGTCTCCAACGCTGGACTCGTCCGCGACCGCGAGGCCCTGACGCAGGCGGCGAGCCACCTGCTGAACCTCGAGGGAGTCACCACCACCGCCGTCTTCGGCATCGCCGACGAGACCATCTTCCTCGCCGGCCGCTCGAAGGACATTCGCATCAACATCGGCAAGGTGCTCGAGGACGCCTACGGCGAGATGGGCGAGACCGCGGGCCACTCGACCCAGGCCAGCGCTGAGATTCCACTCGGCATCTTCACGGGAATCGAGATTTCAGACGACACGCGGGATACGCTGCTCGAATTGACCGAAGAGGCGGTCAAACGGACCCTCTTCGACGCGATGGGCGTCGACGGGTCCGAGGGATCGAACGGCTCCTGA